The sequence below is a genomic window from Desulfobulbus oligotrophicus.
TTTTATGCAGAGCTGGCAGGGATCTCCAATGCAGGGGTCATTGACCTGAACAACCCGCTTGATATGGGAGATCTCTACCAGGTTGACAGGTATTCTTCGATCTTCAGCCATGTCCTTGCCAGCGACAGTGTTGACGGTGCGGTTTTTGCCAGTCAGCAGCCGCATATGCCGCCCGGCGGTACCGATGTATTCACAGCCATGTTCAACACAGATCTGACACTGGGGATTGCCGGTGCCATCCGTTCATCCGGCAAGCCCCTGGCTTTGGCACTGTATGGTGACGATACCCGGCTGCGTGCAATCAAACAGCAGACGACTGTCCCGGTATTCAACGGTCCTGAGGAGGCTGTCGGCGCCCTCTACCGGCAGATGCGGTTTTACGGTCACAAAACAGCCGGAGTGTTTGTCCCTGATCCCGATCTTCGGGGCCTGCAGCCTGAGTCGGCACAGATGTGGCTGCATGAGCATTGCGGGGTTGTCGGAGAAGAGGCTCTGCAACTTCTCGGCGACTACGGTATTCCCATCTTACCGGCAACCATTGCGACAACTCCGGAAGAGGCTGTCCGCGTTGCTGTTCGTCTTGGTTTTCCGGTTGTCCTCAAGGTGGTATCACCTCAGGTTGTTCATAAAACCGAGGTCAATGGCGTCCTTATCAATGTGGCGGATGAGGATGGTGTTGTCAATGGCTTTGCCGACATCCGGGAACATCTACTTCTGCATCGTCCTGAGGCGCGATTTGATGGGGTACGGGTGACAGCAATGGCTCCGTCCGGGCACGATCTGTTTATCGGCGGATTACAGGACCCTTCCTTCGGGCCTATAGTGATGTTTGGTGACGGTGGTATTCTGGTTGAGCTGTACCAGGATGTTGAGCGAGTACTCTGTCCAACATCACTGGAGGAGGTCAGGAGAAAAATAGATAGACTTAAAGTTGCGAAAATATTTGCCGGCATACGGGGCCGACAACCATTTGATCCGGCACCCTTTGCCCAGAGCATTCTGACTCTCTCGCATGTACTGGTCAATCATCCGGAAATCCGTGAAATAGATGTCAACCCGATCCGTCTCACTGCTTCAGGCGGAGTGTATGCCCTGGATGCACGTTTATACATCGCAGACCAGCTGCAAAGCTTCCAGCATGAGGAGCAGTGATGTGTGCACGG
It includes:
- a CDS encoding acetate--CoA ligase family protein, with translation MDIFFAPASLAVYGISSKNHNVARIIVENCRRWGYRGQVFGVNPTTQERSVNGVRVVRSAAELPVVPELAVLLVPARYVAEAMEDCARAGIRRLAIQTGGFNESDQEGKAHARRIIQIARDNALRFVGPNSLALADTGSGLCLPFVPSYPVRQGGFSLVTQSGGLGIFLWNLLNSEQVGMAKFSSIGNKLDLDECDFLEYLGSDPATTVIGLYLESVNRGRQLLALAEQMDKPVIVYKANVTQAGGRAAMSHTASLSNDDAVLDAAFERAGIIRIRHLHDFITTAKAFNLPPMRGKRIMVMTPAGGLGVAMADLCEQHAFSFADPGPDFYAELAGISNAGVIDLNNPLDMGDLYQVDRYSSIFSHVLASDSVDGAVFASQQPHMPPGGTDVFTAMFNTDLTLGIAGAIRSSGKPLALALYGDDTRLRAIKQQTTVPVFNGPEEAVGALYRQMRFYGHKTAGVFVPDPDLRGLQPESAQMWLHEHCGVVGEEALQLLGDYGIPILPATIATTPEEAVRVAVRLGFPVVLKVVSPQVVHKTEVNGVLINVADEDGVVNGFADIREHLLLHRPEARFDGVRVTAMAPSGHDLFIGGLQDPSFGPIVMFGDGGILVELYQDVERVLCPTSLEEVRRKIDRLKVAKIFAGIRGRQPFDPAPFAQSILTLSHVLVNHPEIREIDVNPIRLTASGGVYALDARLYIADQLQSFQHEEQ